The sequence ATCGACCTCTTCCTTTCCGGCCGGGCAAAATACATGGATTTTAATTTCCTGAAAGAACGCTTGAACCGCGTCCTTATGCTCATCACCGAAGAATTCCGCATTGCCGATGGCCCGACGAAAAGTCCAAAGGGTATCACTATTATTGTTGAAAAAGGAACAGGCGGAGTGCAGAGCCTTATGGCTAAAAAAGCTCCTGTGGCAGCCCCAATTGTGCCGAAACCTGAAACTCCTGCCCCAAAGGCATAAAAAGACTCCGAACATCTCACAAAGACAGCAGAAAAAAGCCCCAGCGGGCTTTTTTCCTCATCCTCGGCGGGTTCCGCTGTGGTATAGTTTTTGTCCGAAGCAAAAATTACACCACATCGGACCATGCAACCTCGCCTGCGGACTGTCTTTGTGAGATGTTCCTCGTCCCCCTGAATAATTGGACAAAATATGCGTTTTCATATAAGATAACGCCTTGTAAACATCTGCATATATGAAGACAAACAAGTCATACATGAAGCGCCTAAAAGTGAGCAAAAACGGCAAAATTACTGCTCGAAAAGCGGGCCAAAACCACTTTAATGCGAAAGAATCACGACGAGCTCAAATGGCAAAACGCCGAGGAGCTGATTTCCCATTTCCTATTAGCAACAAAGATCGAGCAAGATTTATAATCGGATAATCCAATGACACGAGTAAAGAAAGGAGTAAATGCGCTAAAGACACGACGAAATGTCCTCAAACAAGTAAAAGGATATCGTTTTCGACGTTCAAAAAATGAGCGAGCTGCTTACGAAGCGCTTTATCATGCAGGTAAATACGCATTCGCGCACCGAAAGGACAAGAAGAATGATTATCGAATGCTCTGGAACGTAAAGATCGGCGCGTACCTCAAAGCAAATGGTTCTTCATATAGTAAATTCATCGGCGCTTTGAAAAAGAAAAACATTATGGTTGACCGAAAGATCATGGCAGACCTTATCGAGTTTCATCCAGAGACAATGAAGAAGCTCGTGGCAAAAGCAATTTAAATAAAATTCAAAAAAGCCCCGCCGTATTCTCGGCGGGGCTTTTTCCTTCTAAAAATTAAGATCAAAACTGTCCCCAAGTTTGGGCATCATTGCATTCACTCCGACATAGTCTCGCAATCTTTGTACAAGGAAAAGCGATGATTTCGGCTCGCCCATGACACAGAAGACTCTCTCAACTGTCTCTCTGGTGTCTTCGACAAACGCAATGAGATGATCAGAATCTTTGTGCCCAGAATAACCCTGAATATTTTCCACTCGCGCTCTCACCTCAACATTTTCTCCCATGATATTTACACTCTTTGCTCCGTCCATAAGTTCCCTTCCGAGCGTCCCCACAGCTTCATATCCCATCATAAGGAGAGTATTGTTCGGGTCCGGAAGATAGTTTTTCTCATGATGAATCACTCGTCCGCCATTGCTCATTCCCGAACCGGCGATAATAATTTTTGGATTCGGCGCATGTAAAATCGCTTTTGATTCATCAGTGGTCAAGGTAAATCTCAAATCCGGGAACTTAAAAATATCATCGCCAGATGCGAAATCTTTTTTCACTCCCTCATTAAAACCTTCCGGCATTGCTCTTCGGTAGATCTCCGTAACCCGAATTGCCATCGGAGAATCAAGATATACCGGCACAGCAGGGATATCTTTCCGCTCGATCATTTCATCAAGTTCATAGAGCACAATCTGTGTTCTTTCAAGAGAAAAGGCTGGAATCACCAACACGCCTTTTCGAGCGATGTTTTCTTTTACAATCCTGATAAATTTTGCTCGTCTATCTTCCTTTGATTCATGATTGCGGTCGCCGTACACACTTTCCATAACAAGATAATTCGCATCGGTAATTTTTTCAGTATCCGGAAGCAAAAGATCTGGTGAGTTACCCAAATCTCCCGTAAAAACAATGTTTCGTCCATTTCGAGAGAATTCGTACATAGTTGAACCAAGAATATGCCCCGCATCTTTCAAATACACGCTCACGCCGGAGCCTATTTCTGTTTTCGTATGATATGGAATATCTTTCCAGAGTCTCATTGCCGAGAGAATATCCTCTTCATTGTAAATAACATTTTTCGGATTATTCCCCGCTTCGCGAACAAGGAGCTTAGCAGCATCCTCGAGAATCACTTGCGCAAGCTCGCGAGTCATAGAGGTAGAATAAATAATTCCTTTGAAACCATCTTTCACCAACTTCGGAATTTTCCCGACATGATCGAGGTGAGCATGAGTGATAAAAAGAATATCGATGGAGCGGGGGTCGTAAGAAAAATTCTTTGCATTCAATTCGTGCGAATCACTTCCTCCCTGCACGAATCCGCAATCAACAAGAATACGGAGAGGTTTCGCATTGTCATTCTGAATTTCAAGGAGAAAATTCGCGCCAGTCACAAGCCCCGTTCCTCCCCAAAATGTAAGTTTCGAATGATTCCCGCTCGTCATGAGAAAAGTGCTTTGCGAGTAATGCTTGTATATACAAGAGCTGCCAGGCCTCCCACAACATCCATAGCTAAATCTCCGAGCGTATCGGGTACGTAATTTCGGGACAAGAGAGATGTGATGCCTGTGCTGTATTCAAAAAATTCCCAAAGAAGTCCGGCGCAAAGAGTCCCGCCAAGAACAAGAAGAAATATTTGGAAAGAAAATGGTGAAGTATACGTTTCTCTCGAAGGAGTGCCGATCCAAATAGCGAAAAAACCGAGAGCCATTCCTCCGAATCCGTGGACAACCGAGTCAAACCAAAGAAGAGTCCAATAAATAGAGAAGGCGGTCGCCAAAATATGGAGAATCGCAGTGAGCAAAAAAAGGCCGAGGGAAGTATAAAGCAGTGAATTTCTTTTCATACCCTCATTGTACCATCCCGTTAGAGATAGGAAACGTCTCGGAAGCGTTTCCGTAATAACACACATTTCGCTTTGGAAAATAATGTACTTCTTCTTTTTAAATCCGTATTTCAATTCACAACAACATATCTCTAACGGGATAGCAGAAAAAAGGCAACAAAAAACGCCGTAAAAGCGGTGTTCTTTATAGGATTATTCGGGTATTCCCCTAGTGTGAACTAGGTGGGTGCCGCCGAGTGTGCGCCAAAGCGTACACAAAGAAATGGCTCCCTGAATATAAATTTAATCTAGAAAATACCTCAAATAACCCTACCCTCATTATATTCTTCTTATATAAAATGCAAATTCAAAACAGCAAGAGAACACACAAAGAAAGAAAAAAGAATACGGACAAATAAAAAACCAGCGCTGACGCGCTGGTATCACTCTATGCCCAACTTACAAAAAGGAAACATATCCTCAATCGCTCTTGCGATTGCATGATAAGGATCGTGGCCGTCCGAGGAAACCCCTATTTTCTGGATTTCATCAGCCTCCGAGAGCGCAGTAACCGTCGCCATCCAAGGATCTCCAAGCGCAGAAGAAATTCCCTTGTTTATCGTGACGAAAAACCTTTCCCACTGGACTGATTCATGCACTTGCGCAATATGAATCCAATTTCGTAGGGCATGCTCTTGGTCAGGGTTCAAGTTTCCCGAAATCACAAAATCGTCCTGGTTGTTCATCACTTCCTCTCCCTCCTTTTCTGCCTCGTGCGCTCGATACCATTCACTTCCTTCACGCAGACCGCAAGATACTCTTCAAGACCTGCTGTCGGGACATGTCCATTTGGAGTGACG comes from Candidatus Paceibacterota bacterium and encodes:
- a CDS encoding 50S ribosomal protein L35 translates to MKTNKSYMKRLKVSKNGKITARKAGQNHFNAKESRRAQMAKRRGADFPFPISNKDRARFIIG
- the rplT gene encoding 50S ribosomal protein L20, producing the protein MTRVKKGVNALKTRRNVLKQVKGYRFRRSKNERAAYEALYHAGKYAFAHRKDKKNDYRMLWNVKIGAYLKANGSSYSKFIGALKKKNIMVDRKIMADLIEFHPETMKKLVAKAI
- a CDS encoding MBL fold metallo-hydrolase, which gives rise to MTSGNHSKLTFWGGTGLVTGANFLLEIQNDNAKPLRILVDCGFVQGGSDSHELNAKNFSYDPRSIDILFITHAHLDHVGKIPKLVKDGFKGIIYSTSMTRELAQVILEDAAKLLVREAGNNPKNVIYNEEDILSAMRLWKDIPYHTKTEIGSGVSVYLKDAGHILGSTMYEFSRNGRNIVFTGDLGNSPDLLLPDTEKITDANYLVMESVYGDRNHESKEDRRAKFIRIVKENIARKGVLVIPAFSLERTQIVLYELDEMIERKDIPAVPVYLDSPMAIRVTEIYRRAMPEGFNEGVKKDFASGDDIFKFPDLRFTLTTDESKAILHAPNPKIIIAGSGMSNGGRVIHHEKNYLPDPNNTLLMMGYEAVGTLGRELMDGAKSVNIMGENVEVRARVENIQGYSGHKDSDHLIAFVEDTRETVERVFCVMGEPKSSLFLVQRLRDYVGVNAMMPKLGDSFDLNF